The Natrinema caseinilyticum genomic sequence TAATTTGAACACTGTTGGTCGGAATAACGAGGGTCGAAACGCGAGAGCACGAGGGTGACGAACTCCATCTCTCTTTCACGACGTAATTTGACACGGCACACCCGCTACGTTCGCAGCTGTCTGTATCGGCTGGTTCTGACCTGAATGTGTGAAACGAACGAAGTTGCCGTGTCGCAACCGGCCGCTGTATTCCGCCCGTAGCGCAGACTGCGACCGACCACCGCGTCCGGGAACGTGCTAACGGCAGGAGTCGATTGGAGTGACCGCTCTCGAGCGCGTGGAATCGTCCGGTTTCAGCCCGTGGCGGACGTCGAATCGGTCGGCGGGAATTGTGGGATCACGACCCGGGGAGAGAACTCGATGGCTCACACGACGTCTGCCGACCGACGCGATTCACGCCCGTCCCCACAGAACGCTACGCGTTCTGGTGTGCGAACGAGACGCAACGCGTCTCGTCAACGCCGTAACGGCGGGATTCTCTCGCTGCTCAAAGATAGAACGTCGAGAGTCCGAGCGCGAGTGCGAAGAGGAGAACGGGATAGTCGATTCGCGAGAAGGCAAGCGGCGGGAGCGTCGGGTTCCAGGCGAAACACCGCGCCTGCAGCGCGAGCGAGAGTCGATCCGCTCGGTCGAACGCGCGGGTGAGGCCGAGGACGCCGATCGCGCTGGCACGGTCGACCGCGCTTCGTTCGGTTCCCAGCCGAGCGGCCATCGCCTCGCGAATCGTCCGGAGGTCGCCCCGAAGCACGGGCAGAAAGCGGAATACGAGTCCGACGCCGACGCCGAGAAGCTGGCCCGGCTTTCCGGGAACCGTCCGCTGAATCGCGGCTCGAGATTCCCGCACCGGCGTCGACCGGACGTAGGCGGCGCTGACGAGCAGGATCAGC encodes the following:
- a CDS encoding energy-coupling factor transporter transmembrane component T family protein produces the protein MLTYEPDDTVAHRLDPRTKLAVQIGFAATALSHTTPRALVAFSGLTAVAMAAAGVPIRRTVSAYRFALVVLVIAPLLAGVTLGSPWFDRSAAVTSGLASYRVLLILLVSAAYVRSTPVRESRAAIQRTVPGKPGQLLGVGVGLVFRFLPVLRGDLRTIREAMAARLGTERSAVDRASAIGVLGLTRAFDRADRLSLALQARCFAWNPTLPPLAFSRIDYPVLLFALALGLSTFYL